Proteins from one Listeria innocua genomic window:
- a CDS encoding ABC transporter ATP-binding protein → MARNKFDIDEELETAFSAAHLKRILVYVKPYQKSIYITLFVILLANVATMIGPYLTKVVIDETIPNKNMTQLFWIAVIFIVSVIVTGLCMRYRIRSITLIGQDILKDMRTAIFGHLQKLPFSYFDSRPHGKILIRVVNYINMLSDLLSNGLINLISDILSVIVTLGFMLMIDPVLTLYSLALIPVLFVIVMVIKTAQRKAYQVLSNKQSNMNAYIHESIAGIKVTQSFSREEENFEIFTEVSNEYRRSWMKAVKIQFLLWPGVQNIAVMTTCLIYFVGIKGYGVDVSTGTLIAFIGYVGNFWNPVINIGNFYNSLITATTYLERIFETMDVEPDIKDVPNAKKMPPIVGNVDFKDVYFRYEEGVDILKGINFHVDAGESIALVGPTGAGKTTIINLLSRFYNINSGEILVDGENVEEVTLRSLRSQMGVMLQDTFIFSGTIIENIRYGKLDATEEEIIAAAKVVRAHDFISGLKDGYYTEVKERGSTLSAGQRQLISFARALLADPKILILDEATSSIDTQTEILLQEGLERLLEGRTSFIIAHRLSTIKNSSRIFYIDNGRIQEAGSHEELMAQHGYYYNLYQSQFDMLQAL, encoded by the coding sequence ATGGCTAGAAATAAATTTGATATTGATGAAGAACTAGAAACAGCATTCAGCGCCGCACATTTGAAACGTATTCTCGTATATGTAAAACCCTATCAAAAATCTATCTATATCACACTTTTTGTAATCTTACTGGCAAATGTTGCGACAATGATTGGGCCATATCTAACCAAAGTTGTGATTGATGAAACGATCCCAAACAAAAACATGACTCAACTATTTTGGATTGCGGTTATTTTCATTGTTTCTGTCATTGTAACTGGGCTTTGTATGCGATACCGAATTAGGTCGATTACGCTTATTGGACAAGATATTTTAAAGGATATGAGAACGGCAATTTTCGGTCATTTGCAAAAACTTCCTTTTTCTTATTTTGATAGTCGTCCGCACGGGAAAATCTTGATTCGGGTTGTTAATTATATCAATATGCTGAGCGATTTATTATCTAACGGGCTTATTAATTTGATTTCTGATATTTTAAGTGTCATTGTAACACTTGGCTTTATGCTGATGATTGATCCCGTTTTAACGTTGTATAGTTTAGCATTAATTCCAGTTCTTTTCGTGATTGTTATGGTTATTAAAACGGCTCAGCGTAAGGCGTATCAGGTTCTTAGCAATAAACAATCCAACATGAACGCTTATATCCACGAGAGCATTGCTGGGATTAAAGTAACGCAAAGTTTTTCGCGGGAAGAAGAGAATTTTGAGATTTTCACCGAGGTAAGTAATGAGTACCGTCGTTCTTGGATGAAAGCGGTGAAAATTCAATTCTTGCTTTGGCCAGGAGTTCAAAATATCGCCGTAATGACGACTTGTTTAATTTACTTCGTTGGAATCAAAGGTTACGGTGTGGACGTTTCTACCGGGACACTGATTGCTTTTATCGGTTATGTTGGGAATTTTTGGAATCCTGTTATTAATATTGGTAACTTCTACAATTCGCTTATTACCGCAACGACTTATTTGGAGCGGATTTTCGAAACAATGGATGTCGAACCAGATATTAAAGACGTGCCAAATGCGAAAAAAATGCCACCAATCGTCGGAAATGTTGACTTTAAAGATGTTTATTTCCGTTACGAGGAAGGCGTAGACATTTTAAAAGGAATTAATTTTCATGTTGACGCGGGCGAATCAATTGCACTCGTTGGTCCGACTGGTGCTGGAAAAACGACAATTATTAATTTGCTCAGCCGTTTTTACAATATTAATTCCGGGGAGATTTTAGTTGATGGGGAAAATGTCGAGGAAGTAACGCTCAGGTCGCTTAGGTCACAAATGGGCGTCATGCTCCAAGATACTTTTATTTTCTCCGGAACAATTATTGAAAATATTCGCTACGGCAAACTAGATGCAACCGAAGAAGAAATTATCGCAGCTGCCAAAGTCGTTCGCGCCCATGATTTCATTTCCGGTCTAAAAGATGGCTACTATACCGAAGTAAAAGAACGGGGTAGCACTCTTTCGGCCGGTCAGCGACAACTGATTTCCTTTGCCCGTGCTCTTTTAGCCGACCCGAAAATCCTTATCCTTGATGAAGCAACTTCAAGTATTGATACACAAACAGAAATCTTACTCCAAGAAGGGCTTGAGCGACTACTGGAAGGCCGAACTTCCTTCATTATCGCGCACAGGCTTTCGACAATCAAAAATAGTTCGCGCATCTTTTACATTGATAATGGTCGAATTCAAGAAGCAGGCAGCCACGAAGAACTGATGGCACAACATGGCTATTACTATAATTTATACCAATCACAATTTGATATGTTGCAAGCTTTATAG
- a CDS encoding ABC transporter ATP-binding protein, whose product MESMKWIWQYVRKYRLLMVGVFILIFIASGISIIYPLLGGKVIDDVVYQNKPNLLIPLLLIMIVSTIIRTICRYSYQIMCERIGQNSLFQIREDLYKKLQSLDFDFFNNTRVGDIMARMTGDTDAIRHFVSWVSYNILENVFLFSFAIIIMATIDWKLTLALVIITPLIAILTMKMSSKAQPVFYEIRESFSRLNSMVEENISGNRVVKAFAREDFEMKKFHEHNEDFKKRNLDSADVSRAYLPVLDSLAGVLVVITLIFGGYLVIKGQMTLGDLVAFNGFLWMLNGPMRMSSWLINDVQRFIASSFKIQDMMATNAKIPIHAEKPAPSLQGHVEFNNVSFHFEDDPNTDVLKNISLKASPGQTVAILGETGSGKSTLVNLICRFYDPTSGEILIDGVDARKWHVRELRNHIATVMQDIFLFSDTIEGNIAFGAPEATMEDVRKMARIADADHFIETMPESYDTIVGERGVGLSGGQKQRISLARALLKNPSILILDDTTSAVDMETEVKIQGELKKITENTTTFIIAHRISSVKEADEILILNHGEIIERGTHASLLAEKGYYFDIYNKQLGTEANVNG is encoded by the coding sequence ATGGAGAGTATGAAATGGATTTGGCAATATGTCCGGAAATATCGTTTACTTATGGTTGGTGTATTTATTTTAATTTTTATTGCTTCTGGTATTAGCATTATTTATCCGTTACTAGGCGGGAAAGTGATTGATGATGTTGTCTATCAAAACAAACCGAATTTACTTATCCCGCTACTTTTAATCATGATAGTTTCGACCATTATTCGAACTATTTGCCGTTATTCCTATCAGATTATGTGCGAGCGAATTGGGCAAAATTCCCTTTTTCAAATTCGGGAAGATTTGTATAAAAAGTTGCAGTCACTTGATTTTGATTTTTTCAATAATACGCGTGTTGGAGATATTATGGCGCGGATGACTGGTGATACAGATGCGATCCGCCATTTTGTTTCATGGGTATCGTACAATATTTTGGAAAACGTGTTCCTGTTTAGCTTTGCAATTATTATTATGGCCACGATTGACTGGAAACTAACGCTCGCACTAGTTATCATCACGCCACTCATTGCCATTTTAACGATGAAAATGTCGAGTAAAGCACAACCAGTTTTTTATGAAATTCGAGAAAGCTTTTCGCGGCTTAATTCAATGGTAGAAGAAAATATAAGTGGAAACCGCGTCGTAAAAGCATTCGCGCGGGAAGATTTTGAAATGAAGAAATTCCACGAACATAATGAAGACTTCAAAAAACGCAATTTAGATTCCGCAGATGTTTCTAGAGCCTACTTGCCAGTGCTTGACTCGCTCGCTGGAGTTCTAGTTGTTATCACGCTTATTTTCGGTGGTTATTTAGTAATCAAAGGACAAATGACGCTGGGAGATCTAGTTGCCTTTAATGGATTTCTATGGATGCTGAATGGCCCGATGCGCATGAGTAGCTGGCTTATTAATGACGTACAACGTTTCATCGCTTCTTCGTTTAAAATTCAAGATATGATGGCAACGAATGCTAAAATTCCTATCCACGCTGAAAAACCGGCGCCATCATTACAAGGCCATGTTGAGTTCAATAATGTTAGTTTTCATTTTGAAGATGACCCAAATACGGACGTTCTGAAAAATATTTCTTTGAAAGCTTCTCCGGGTCAAACGGTGGCTATTTTGGGAGAAACTGGGTCAGGGAAATCAACGCTCGTCAACTTGATTTGTCGCTTTTACGATCCGACTTCTGGTGAAATTTTAATTGACGGGGTTGATGCCCGAAAATGGCATGTCCGGGAACTTCGAAATCACATTGCTACGGTGATGCAAGATATTTTCCTGTTTTCCGATACGATTGAAGGTAATATAGCATTTGGAGCACCCGAAGCAACGATGGAAGATGTCCGGAAAATGGCGCGAATTGCTGATGCCGACCACTTTATTGAGACAATGCCAGAGAGTTATGACACGATTGTCGGTGAACGCGGGGTTGGGCTTTCCGGCGGGCAAAAGCAGCGTATATCGTTAGCTCGTGCTCTTTTAAAAAATCCATCTATTTTGATTTTGGATGATACCACTTCTGCGGTTGACATGGAAACAGAAGTGAAAATCCAAGGCGAATTAAAGAAAATCACCGAAAATACAACAACCTTTATTATCGCGCACCGCATATCTTCTGTAAAAGAAGCTGATGAAATTTTAATTTTAAATCATGGTGAAATTATTGAACGTGGAACACATGCAAGTTTATTAGCGGAAAAAGGTTATTATTTTGATATTTACAATAAACAACTTGGGACGGAGGCGAATGTGAATGGCTAG
- a CDS encoding EAL domain-containing protein, which translates to MKFQLYIQPKLDILQGNIVEYEILLRDDSEVPRFPLSELEAVLADEELYLTFCEWFSDAFFDVLKKYPNDRFAINIAPQQLFYMETLHMLDKLRSESHRITIEMTEDIFDVPAHKRHLNADDKDAFILNKIKIIHGLGYHVAVDDVGCGLNSLERVLSYLPYIIELKFSLIHFNNIDLEDLLLFIKAWANFAHKNNLDFVVEGIETKETMAILESHGVSIFQGYLVNKPFPV; encoded by the coding sequence ATGAAATTTCAACTTTATATTCAACCAAAGTTAGATATTCTTCAAGGTAACATTGTCGAATACGAAATACTTTTACGCGACGATAGTGAAGTTCCTAGATTTCCTTTGTCGGAGTTAGAAGCTGTACTTGCGGACGAAGAATTATACCTTACATTTTGTGAGTGGTTTAGTGACGCTTTCTTTGATGTTCTAAAAAAATATCCAAATGATCGCTTTGCAATAAATATAGCGCCGCAACAACTTTTTTACATGGAAACGCTCCATATGTTAGACAAACTAAGAAGTGAGAGTCATCGTATTACTATAGAAATGACCGAAGATATTTTTGATGTTCCCGCTCATAAGCGACATTTAAATGCTGATGATAAAGATGCTTTTATTTTAAACAAAATTAAAATAATTCACGGCCTAGGTTACCATGTTGCAGTAGATGACGTAGGGTGTGGACTCAATAGTTTAGAGCGCGTACTGAGTTATCTCCCTTACATAATCGAGCTCAAGTTCTCTTTGATTCATTTTAATAATATTGATTTAGAGGATTTACTTTTATTCATTAAAGCTTGGGCGAATTTTGCGCATAAAAATAACCTCGATTTTGTGGTCGAGGGCATTGAAACAAAAGAAACCATGGCAATCTTAGAAAGCCATGGCGTCTCCATTTTCCAAGGTTATTTAGTTAATAAACCATTTCCTGTTTGA
- a CDS encoding Crp/Fnr family transcriptional regulator: MLHTTDFSDIFSSDYSSKVSFKKGDIIHSFKDYEKKPPQIGVILEGTAVLEGPTYEGRWMINALISENAIFGMESLLETKTAPELTEYRVRALENGRALFIDREFFLNYLYANPHFFHLVLDDVIVRYLFTAKNYKNINQPPIIKVTRIFVEIIELLNLHQTEGPIVLPSYITQTFLADYCRSSRARITESLEELLVNGLLASKKPITISSHEKLLDQIDSFQTGNGLLTK, from the coding sequence ATGCTTCACACTACCGATTTTTCTGATATTTTTTCGAGCGATTACTCTAGCAAGGTGTCTTTTAAAAAAGGAGATATTATTCATTCGTTTAAAGATTACGAAAAAAAACCACCTCAAATAGGCGTGATTTTGGAAGGTACTGCTGTTTTAGAGGGACCTACTTATGAAGGACGCTGGATGATAAATGCACTTATTTCTGAGAACGCAATTTTTGGAATGGAAAGTTTACTCGAAACAAAAACGGCTCCAGAGCTTACTGAATACCGTGTTCGCGCACTAGAAAACGGGCGGGCGCTGTTCATTGATCGTGAGTTTTTCCTTAATTACCTGTATGCAAACCCACATTTCTTCCATCTGGTACTTGATGATGTAATAGTTAGATATTTATTTACTGCCAAAAATTATAAAAATATTAATCAACCACCAATAATCAAAGTGACTCGTATTTTTGTGGAAATTATTGAACTACTGAATCTCCATCAAACAGAAGGCCCGATCGTTTTACCTTCCTATATCACACAAACATTTTTAGCTGATTATTGCCGTTCTAGTCGCGCTCGAATCACTGAATCATTAGAAGAATTACTCGTAAATGGGCTGCTAGCATCCAAAAAACCGATTACTATTAGCTCACACGAAAAACTCCTTGATCAAATAGATAGTTTTCAAACAGGAAATGGTTTATTAACTAAATAA
- a CDS encoding ImmA/IrrE family metallo-endopeptidase, with the protein MYEKLVNKYQDEVTIREEKMPYKLPGLYLNGMIFISKDKSSIEKGCILVEELMHYKYTVGNITKQESLSDKKQELFARRKGYEELIPLEDIITCFYLGLKEYFEVAEFLEVTEEFLRRTVSHYAEKYGPMYDCGDYLINFGNSIDVYKKF; encoded by the coding sequence TTGTACGAAAAATTGGTAAACAAATACCAAGATGAGGTAACAATTAGAGAAGAAAAAATGCCTTACAAATTACCTGGCTTATATTTGAATGGAATGATTTTTATAAGTAAAGATAAATCTTCTATTGAAAAAGGTTGCATTTTAGTGGAAGAATTGATGCATTATAAGTACACGGTAGGAAATATTACAAAACAAGAAAGCCTTTCAGATAAAAAACAAGAACTTTTTGCTCGTCGCAAGGGTTACGAAGAATTAATTCCACTGGAAGACATCATTACTTGTTTTTATCTTGGTTTAAAAGAGTATTTCGAGGTTGCTGAATTTTTAGAAGTGACCGAGGAATTTTTGCGCCGTACCGTTTCTCATTATGCGGAAAAATATGGTCCAATGTATGATTGCGGCGATTATTTAATCAATTTTGGCAACTCTATTGATGTTTATAAGAAATTTTAA
- a CDS encoding helix-turn-helix transcriptional regulator, translating into MELNKFVGNKIKQYREERGLNQEALAEKLHTTRQTISRYENGDRKANQDVLFELAKIFNKRLDDFFPERNLPPVDERSVTIAAHIDDDVTEEEMRDILAYIEMKKKLHRGM; encoded by the coding sequence ATGGAGTTAAATAAATTTGTAGGAAATAAAATAAAACAATATCGTGAGGAACGAGGGCTAAATCAAGAAGCACTAGCAGAAAAGCTTCATACGACCCGCCAAACTATTAGTCGTTATGAAAATGGCGACCGTAAAGCAAATCAAGATGTTTTATTTGAACTTGCAAAAATCTTCAACAAGCGATTAGATGACTTTTTTCCTGAAAGAAATTTACCACCTGTTGACGAACGCTCGGTGACGATTGCGGCCCATATTGATGACGATGTTACAGAGGAAGAAATGCGAGATATTTTAGCTTATATAGAGATGAAGAAAAAACTCCATCGCGGGATGTGA
- the lmaD gene encoding protein LmaD — translation MDRKLLKEKQIQLIFQLEQEENRFIRKRLIEELEYFEALGDREKGLLTAEQKLLILTPNEYREHKKTKSDVEISKFIGVSRSSLAEWKRKNGLNRKKQRPVQQEMIDVLAFHLDKTKEEIGSLPASAIECQYEAFVINEAHN, via the coding sequence ATGGATAGAAAACTTTTAAAAGAAAAGCAAATCCAACTAATTTTTCAACTGGAACAAGAAGAAAATAGATTTATTCGGAAACGTTTAATAGAAGAGTTGGAGTATTTTGAAGCACTAGGGGATAGAGAAAAAGGACTTTTAACGGCGGAACAAAAACTACTTATTTTAACACCAAATGAATACCGCGAACATAAAAAAACAAAGTCAGATGTAGAAATCAGCAAATTTATTGGAGTATCAAGGTCCTCACTTGCCGAATGGAAACGAAAAAACGGCTTGAATAGAAAAAAGCAACGACCAGTTCAGCAGGAGATGATTGATGTATTGGCTTTTCATTTGGATAAGACGAAAGAAGAGATTGGCTCTTTACCGGCTTCTGCCATTGAGTGCCAGTATGAAGCATTCGTGATTAATGAAGCACACAATTAA
- a CDS encoding ArpU family phage packaging/lysis transcriptional regulator, which yields MQVLVLPENKDINYIKTVQEVKRFFADFQRFRVITGLSQKPFIESNGLLETPHFGSVAFSARHNIELIKEARLLVQRYTEMLNQMDDLYRKILIECYVEKEKDIAVMMSLPYEIAQFKRIKRRAVLELATIMGILVRK from the coding sequence ATGCAAGTTTTAGTTTTACCAGAAAATAAAGATATTAATTATATAAAAACTGTCCAAGAAGTGAAACGATTTTTTGCAGACTTTCAGCGTTTCCGCGTGATTACGGGATTATCCCAAAAGCCATTTATAGAAAGTAATGGTTTACTAGAGACGCCACATTTTGGATCGGTGGCATTTTCTGCAAGGCATAACATAGAATTAATAAAGGAAGCGCGTTTGTTAGTACAAAGATATACAGAAATGTTAAATCAAATGGATGATTTATATCGAAAAATTTTAATAGAGTGTTATGTGGAAAAAGAGAAAGATATAGCAGTAATGATGAGTCTGCCTTATGAAATAGCTCAGTTTAAACGTATAAAAAGACGAGCAGTTCTAGAACTTGCAACAATAATGGGGATTTTAGTAAGGAAATGA
- a CDS encoding DUF5072 family protein → MKSLSFVRVLEAVRTMLQEKGGLDVSIVMHDQVELPSTMMEMIDQEEEESRTSWKEKYRFAVHHYTNELDLAGVEQIDNFIQAGFNLPEGYKLIAVRHFGKQNLVKENTLIHAKTSFEVSICRELKVKI, encoded by the coding sequence GTGAAGAGTTTGAGCTTCGTGAGAGTTTTGGAAGCAGTGAGAACAATGCTTCAGGAAAAAGGCGGACTAGATGTTTCTATTGTAATGCATGACCAAGTGGAATTGCCTTCAACGATGATGGAGATGATTGATCAAGAGGAAGAAGAGAGCCGCACTTCCTGGAAAGAAAAATACCGCTTTGCCGTTCATCATTATACAAATGAACTGGATTTAGCGGGTGTCGAACAGATTGATAATTTTATCCAAGCGGGTTTTAATTTGCCTGAAGGATACAAATTAATCGCAGTTCGTCATTTCGGAAAACAAAATTTAGTTAAAGAAAATACGTTGATTCATGCAAAAACTAGTTTTGAAGTAAGTATTTGTCGTGAATTAAAAGTAAAAATTTAG
- the lmaA gene encoding protein LmaA has translation MAFEENLYCDYTPGAAKAVAGKDVILAIFNAAGDKLLAVAGQQGLTVNRSKDSIEITSKDTVGGWKSKIGGMKEWSIENDGLYVADADSHKELAKYFESDSPVCVKVINQASKKGLFGGLAIVADYSFEAPFDEAMTYSVKLDGMGALVDLTITEGGDQMPGETPAAPAE, from the coding sequence ATGGCATTTGAAGAAAATTTATATTGTGATTATACACCGGGAGCTGCTAAAGCGGTCGCGGGGAAAGACGTAATCTTAGCAATTTTTAACGCAGCAGGAGATAAATTATTAGCGGTTGCAGGACAACAGGGTCTAACTGTTAACCGTTCAAAAGATAGTATTGAAATCACATCTAAAGATACAGTAGGTGGATGGAAGTCTAAAATCGGCGGTATGAAAGAATGGTCTATTGAAAATGATGGTTTATACGTTGCTGATGCGGATTCTCATAAAGAATTGGCGAAATATTTCGAAAGTGATAGTCCGGTCTGTGTGAAAGTTATTAACCAAGCATCTAAAAAAGGTCTTTTTGGCGGCTTAGCTATTGTAGCAGACTACAGTTTTGAGGCTCCTTTTGATGAAGCGATGACTTATTCTGTAAAACTAGACGGAATGGGAGCGCTTGTTGATTTAACTATTACTGAGGGCGGAGATCAAATGCCCGGCGAAACACCAGCAGCACCAGCAGAATAA
- a CDS encoding phage tail protein, with protein sequence MADSKKITFEMNESVLTAQFSRLDEMAGVVERRFSELKMTIEDVGNADPGSKITESLGGLQSGLGTISSAFGQLGSSSEAITSGFGTAVGSVGGITDAFKNLGSSVQNGTLFSSLSTGIGGMSTMLGGVTGGVQGITNLASGFMELKNHLGGLMSSIGGVGGIMGKLTSPMGLVIIGIVALVAAFTYLMTTNESFRNTVMSVVTQVAQLFGQLVASLMPIIMQIITAVMQIGAALMPIVMQFISFFAQLLAQLMPFINMLIAMLMPVIMQIVQVVMSLVSALLPSIMTVIQGIMSVIQFLIPIIMQIATVVVQIVVTIISYISKIMPIVMMIIGVIISIITTIISYIVVIATTISNVIGKIISFIASVITSIIGIVQPIIGFITNIFSSIVTVIGAAFQMVFAVASKIWNAIMATISGIIDGIKSVITGISTTVSSVFNGVKRIITGVFDGIKGAWGGLTEFVGTIFDGVSNAIQTVVDNVKGFVNVVIRGINSAISLINKIPGVEIGKIPQLISGTTNFQGGFARMNEGGRGEMVVLPSGSQVIPHDATMKYARESARGNKSMLYTNQGTDLARVENLLERLLQKNPVIKMDDKVVSEVVSRNQANSFDQYNYTMGGAAYS encoded by the coding sequence ATGGCGGATTCTAAAAAAATTACATTTGAAATGAACGAGAGTGTCTTAACAGCTCAATTTAGTAGGTTAGATGAAATGGCAGGCGTTGTAGAGCGACGATTTTCAGAATTAAAAATGACGATTGAAGATGTTGGAAATGCCGATCCAGGTTCGAAAATTACCGAGTCTTTGGGCGGATTGCAATCTGGTCTCGGCACTATTAGTTCAGCGTTTGGGCAATTAGGTTCTAGTAGCGAGGCAATTACATCAGGATTTGGAACAGCGGTTGGTTCTGTTGGCGGAATTACGGATGCTTTTAAAAACCTAGGTTCAAGTGTCCAAAATGGTACGTTATTTTCAAGCTTGTCCACTGGAATAGGTGGTATGAGTACAATGCTTGGTGGAGTAACTGGTGGAGTTCAAGGAATTACGAATCTAGCTAGTGGTTTTATGGAATTGAAGAATCACTTGGGCGGCTTAATGTCTTCTATTGGCGGTGTCGGAGGAATTATGGGCAAACTGACTTCTCCAATGGGGTTAGTTATTATCGGGATTGTAGCGTTAGTCGCTGCATTTACGTACTTGATGACGACGAATGAATCATTCCGAAATACTGTTATGTCAGTTGTCACGCAGGTAGCTCAGTTGTTTGGTCAGCTAGTGGCTAGTCTGATGCCGATTATCATGCAAATTATCACAGCAGTCATGCAAATTGGTGCGGCTTTAATGCCAATAGTTATGCAATTTATTAGCTTTTTCGCTCAATTGTTAGCTCAATTAATGCCATTTATCAACATGCTCATTGCGATGCTCATGCCAGTAATTATGCAGATTGTTCAAGTTGTTATGTCGCTAGTTTCAGCGCTTTTACCTAGTATTATGACGGTTATTCAAGGCATTATGAGCGTTATCCAATTCTTGATTCCTATAATTATGCAGATCGCCACGGTCGTTGTGCAAATTGTTGTAACAATTATTTCTTATATAAGTAAAATTATGCCGATTGTCATGATGATTATAGGTGTTATTATTTCGATTATTACTACAATTATTAGTTATATTGTTGTTATTGCAACGACGATTTCAAATGTTATTGGGAAAATTATTAGCTTTATTGCAAGTGTTATTACGTCGATTATTGGGATTGTACAGCCAATTATTGGTTTCATTACCAATATTTTCAGTTCTATCGTTACAGTTATTGGAGCGGCTTTCCAAATGGTGTTTGCAGTTGCATCAAAAATTTGGAATGCAATAATGGCAACAATTTCAGGTATTATTGATGGAATAAAATCAGTTATTACAGGGATTTCTACGACAGTTTCTTCCGTGTTCAATGGAGTCAAACGAATTATCACCGGTGTTTTTGATGGTATTAAAGGCGCTTGGGGTGGTTTAACAGAATTTGTTGGGACTATTTTCGATGGGGTTTCAAATGCAATTCAGACAGTTGTAGATAATGTCAAAGGATTTGTGAACGTGGTAATTCGAGGGATTAATTCAGCGATTAGTTTAATTAATAAAATCCCTGGTGTTGAAATTGGTAAAATCCCGCAATTAATTTCAGGTACTACAAATTTCCAAGGCGGTTTTGCACGAATGAATGAAGGCGGTCGCGGTGAAATGGTGGTGTTACCGTCCGGATCTCAAGTAATCCCGCACGATGCAACGATGAAATATGCAAGAGAAAGTGCGCGTGGTAATAAATCAATGCTTTATACAAATCAAGGGACTGATTTAGCTAGGGTAGAAAACCTTCTAGAACGCTTACTACAAAAAAATCCAGTTATTAAAATGGACGATAAAGTTGTATCTGAGGTAGTTAGTCGTAACCAGGCAAACTCGTTTGATCAATACAATTATACAATGGGAGGTGCGGCTTATTCATGA
- a CDS encoding phage tail family protein, with amino-acid sequence MSDLFLELNGKIHSLSETFPGLSVQEVARQSPQLSMETAEISGTDGVIPGTIQFKPFIFSAKCNLQALDIPDYHLAVREIYEFLFQRDSYYIWSDQMPGIRYEVHPKPFDFSRESDRVGLLNLEFDVFKGYAESRGTSLDPMTFEVDLWQMGMNLSNRDDLFYVFKENTFRVYNAGSDRVNPLMRHELDIAMTANGIPTINNLTTGDSFQYRNELKKTDVLLLNNIYPLVNNRRVGKDTNHGIITLEKGWNEFEIKGVTDVTIAFNFPFIYR; translated from the coding sequence ATGAGTGACTTATTTTTAGAACTAAATGGAAAAATTCATTCGCTTAGTGAAACATTTCCGGGACTTTCCGTTCAAGAAGTAGCGAGGCAAAGTCCGCAATTGAGTATGGAAACTGCTGAGATTTCTGGAACGGACGGAGTTATTCCAGGTACTATCCAATTTAAACCTTTTATTTTTTCAGCAAAATGCAATTTACAGGCACTTGATATACCGGATTATCATTTAGCAGTTAGAGAAATTTATGAGTTCTTATTTCAGCGAGATAGTTACTATATTTGGAGTGATCAAATGCCGGGAATTCGGTATGAAGTGCATCCAAAACCATTTGATTTTAGTCGTGAATCAGATCGGGTTGGGCTTCTCAATTTAGAGTTTGATGTTTTTAAGGGCTATGCGGAATCTCGTGGTACAAGTCTGGACCCAATGACTTTTGAAGTGGACTTATGGCAAATGGGCATGAATTTATCTAACCGAGATGATTTGTTTTATGTTTTTAAAGAGAATACATTTCGCGTTTATAATGCAGGAAGCGACCGAGTTAATCCGTTGATGCGACATGAGTTAGACATAGCTATGACAGCAAATGGAATCCCGACTATTAATAATTTAACAACCGGTGATTCATTTCAATATCGTAATGAACTCAAAAAGACTGATGTTTTGCTGTTAAATAATATCTATCCGCTTGTAAATAATCGTCGCGTTGGAAAAGACACAAACCACGGCATTATTACCCTTGAAAAGGGATGGAATGAATTTGAAATTAAAGGTGTAACGGATGTAACTATTGCTTTTAATTTTCCGTTCATTTATCGGTAG